A region from the Sandaracinus amylolyticus genome encodes:
- a CDS encoding GxxExxY protein translates to MPLEHEEMTRSLIGAAIAVHRALGPGFLESVYAGALALELGARGLSYERERSVPVVYRGVEVGTHRLDLLVAGEIVVELKAVKDVTDSHFAVVRSYLRAVGREHGVILNFAKPKLEAKRVIVTATPRARSAPPRGRSR, encoded by the coding sequence ATGCCGCTCGAGCACGAAGAAATGACGCGCAGCCTCATTGGAGCGGCGATCGCCGTGCATCGCGCGCTGGGTCCGGGGTTTCTCGAGAGCGTGTATGCGGGCGCGCTCGCGCTCGAGCTGGGCGCGCGGGGTCTGTCGTACGAGCGTGAACGTTCGGTTCCGGTGGTGTACCGCGGCGTCGAGGTCGGGACGCACCGGCTCGATCTGCTCGTCGCTGGAGAGATCGTCGTCGAGCTCAAGGCAGTGAAGGACGTGACCGACTCGCACTTCGCGGTCGTCCGGTCGTACTTGCGCGCCGTCGGGCGCGAGCACGGTGTGATCCTGAACTTCGCCAAACCGAAGCTCGAAGCGAAGCGGGTCATCGTCACGGCCACGCCGCGCGCGCGTTCCGCACCGCCTCGTGGAAGGTCTCGCTGA
- a CDS encoding peptidoglycan DD-metalloendopeptidase family protein has translation MIRRWALVLAMWLAVPGMTQAQPRPRTYVVREGDTLARIARRHRSSVEAIREANRLRGDAVRAGQELIVPREGEDPRALRSSRGATPARETPAQREARGRARRIGLGTVRAGQSLLVRAPERRWVAAAGEGPRLSGTLRLPVDRGRLIRGWGSGEGGYHLAIDIRGRVGATIRAAERGIVAYAGDGLSGYGNFVILVHPNGWVTAYAHNRENLVVAGQVVRRGEAIARLGNTGTSQSPHLHFVLVDGGAHCDAVPLFDPPIARSVTSAVWRDERPESVQCLRRSERPHPSHAEEDDERADEP, from the coding sequence ATGATCCGGCGATGGGCGCTGGTGCTCGCGATGTGGCTCGCGGTGCCGGGAATGACGCAGGCGCAGCCGCGGCCACGCACGTACGTGGTCCGCGAGGGCGACACGCTGGCGCGCATCGCGCGGCGGCACCGCAGCTCGGTCGAGGCGATCCGCGAGGCGAACCGGCTGCGCGGCGATGCGGTGCGCGCCGGGCAGGAGCTGATCGTGCCGCGCGAGGGCGAGGACCCGCGGGCGCTCCGCTCGAGCCGAGGCGCGACGCCGGCGCGCGAGACCCCGGCGCAGCGCGAGGCGCGGGGCAGGGCGCGACGGATCGGGCTCGGTACGGTGCGCGCGGGGCAGTCGCTGCTGGTGCGCGCGCCGGAGCGCCGGTGGGTCGCGGCGGCGGGCGAAGGACCGCGGCTCTCGGGGACGCTGCGGCTGCCCGTCGATCGTGGTCGGCTGATCCGCGGCTGGGGCAGCGGCGAGGGTGGGTATCACCTGGCGATCGACATCCGAGGCCGGGTGGGCGCGACGATCCGCGCGGCGGAGCGCGGGATCGTCGCCTACGCGGGCGACGGGCTGAGCGGGTACGGCAACTTCGTGATCCTCGTGCACCCGAACGGATGGGTGACCGCGTACGCCCACAACCGCGAGAACCTGGTCGTCGCGGGCCAGGTGGTCCGCCGTGGCGAGGCGATCGCGCGGCTCGGGAACACCGGGACCAGCCAGTCGCCGCACCTGCACTTCGTGCTCGTCGACGGCGGCGCCCACTGCGACGCGGTGCCGCTCTTCGATCCGCCGATCGCGCGCAGCGTCACGAGCGCGGTCTGGCGCGACGAGCGCCCGGAGAGCGTGCAGTGCCTGCGGCGCAGCGAGCGCCCGCACCCGAGCCACGCCGAGGAAGACGACGAGCGCGCAGACGAGCCCTGA
- a CDS encoding MerR family transcriptional regulator, with translation MSSSEASAAEPEYTIDELARESRVPSRTIRFYQSKGVLMAPVLRGRVAYYGPKHLERLELIAQLQDRGLKIDTIRELAARLDKGEIDVADWLGLDAQLRAPWAEDRPRTVTEAQLIELAGAKRPGLVADLVRTGGVERHGDVFLVRSPALLQVAMKLEGAGVDLEVATKAADILRRHLAKAAKDLTDHFLSHAGRILEGEYEGDLGRAVEALRPLGLDAVRIVFAQEMEKALAALRDSGRAARLPTRKKKKIR, from the coding sequence ATGTCCTCTTCCGAGGCGAGCGCGGCCGAGCCCGAGTACACGATCGACGAGCTCGCGCGCGAGTCGCGTGTCCCGAGCCGCACGATCCGCTTCTACCAGAGCAAGGGCGTCCTCATGGCGCCGGTGCTGCGCGGGCGCGTCGCGTACTACGGGCCGAAGCACCTCGAGCGGCTCGAGCTGATCGCGCAGCTGCAGGATCGCGGGCTGAAGATCGACACGATCCGCGAGCTCGCGGCGCGCCTCGACAAGGGCGAGATCGACGTCGCGGACTGGCTCGGCCTCGACGCGCAGCTGCGCGCGCCGTGGGCCGAGGATCGGCCGCGCACCGTGACCGAGGCGCAGCTGATCGAGCTCGCGGGCGCGAAGCGCCCGGGGTTGGTCGCGGACCTGGTGCGCACCGGCGGCGTGGAGCGACACGGCGACGTGTTCCTCGTGCGCAGCCCGGCGCTCCTGCAGGTCGCGATGAAGCTCGAAGGCGCGGGGGTCGATCTCGAGGTCGCGACGAAGGCCGCGGACATCTTGAGGCGACACCTCGCGAAGGCCGCGAAGGATCTGACCGACCACTTCTTGTCGCACGCGGGCCGCATCCTCGAGGGCGAGTACGAAGGCGACCTCGGCCGCGCGGTGGAAGCGCTGCGTCCGCTCGGCCTCGACGCGGTGCGCATCGTGTTCGCGCAGGAGATGGAGAAAGCGCTCGCGGCGCTGCGCGACTCGGGCCGCGCCGCGAGGCTCCCGACGCGGAAGAAGAAGAAGATCCGCTGA
- a CDS encoding matrixin family metalloprotease has protein sequence MSSTPTRHRSVRTLVTLVAALAISVGAAGRARAYERATVTGDTTPLAWARRDLGLRIAEDTSRDLAPVDVRDAVRRSMTTWTRAGGCTDIVLVDLGTPPDLRTNLLGGAPDLENRVVFREDAWPSELGPETLAITTLVYRRSTGEILDADIDLNALDHSWSVAAVPSLETTDLENTITHEVGHLLGFAHVVDPDATMFASSDPGDVVKRDLATDDVTAVCEVYPASRRTPGGVGPRPPLTSGCAVSSAGGAGVIPVLLGLAALIVRRRRRS, from the coding sequence GTGAGCTCGACCCCGACGCGGCACCGCTCGGTGCGCACGCTCGTGACGCTGGTCGCGGCGCTCGCCATCTCCGTCGGGGCTGCGGGGCGCGCACGCGCGTACGAGCGCGCGACCGTCACCGGCGACACGACGCCGCTCGCGTGGGCGCGTCGTGATCTCGGGCTCCGGATCGCCGAGGACACCTCGCGCGACCTGGCGCCGGTCGACGTGCGCGACGCGGTCCGGCGCTCGATGACGACGTGGACGCGCGCGGGCGGGTGCACGGACATCGTGCTCGTCGACCTCGGGACACCGCCCGACCTGCGCACGAACCTGCTGGGCGGGGCGCCGGACCTCGAGAACCGGGTGGTCTTCCGCGAGGACGCGTGGCCGTCCGAGCTCGGGCCCGAGACGCTCGCGATCACGACGCTGGTCTACCGCCGCAGCACCGGCGAGATCCTCGACGCGGACATCGACCTGAACGCGCTCGATCACAGCTGGTCGGTCGCGGCGGTCCCGTCGCTCGAGACCACCGATCTCGAGAACACGATCACCCACGAGGTCGGGCACCTGCTCGGCTTCGCGCACGTGGTCGACCCCGACGCGACGATGTTCGCGTCGAGCGATCCCGGCGACGTGGTGAAGCGCGACCTCGCGACCGACGACGTGACCGCGGTGTGCGAGGTCTATCCCGCGAGCCGGCGCACGCCGGGCGGGGTGGGACCGCGTCCGCCGCTGACGAGCGGGTGTGCGGTCTCGAGCGCGGGCGGAGCGGGCGTGATCCCGGTGCTGCTCGGGCTCGCGGCGCTCATCGTGCGGCGCCGCCGACGATCCTGA
- the ruvC gene encoding crossover junction endodeoxyribonuclease RuvC: MRVLGIDPGTRKLGWGVVERRSAKLRGVAAGVVSLDPKTPLHDRLARAFEQVELMIEDHAPDVIAVEDVFFARFASAAIKLGHVRGVVLLAAARNGKPLTEWPPALVKRTVAGRGAAEKAQVGRVVAATLGLATVPPADAADALAIAITHLASTPMLAMAKPAIRRAR; the protein is encoded by the coding sequence GTGCGCGTCCTCGGCATCGATCCCGGCACACGGAAGCTCGGCTGGGGCGTGGTCGAGCGACGGAGCGCGAAGCTGCGCGGCGTCGCGGCGGGCGTGGTCTCGCTCGACCCCAAGACGCCGCTGCACGATCGCCTCGCGCGCGCCTTCGAGCAGGTCGAGCTGATGATCGAGGATCACGCGCCCGACGTGATCGCCGTCGAGGACGTGTTCTTCGCGCGCTTCGCGTCGGCCGCGATCAAGCTCGGACACGTGCGTGGCGTCGTGCTGCTCGCCGCGGCGCGCAACGGCAAGCCGCTGACCGAGTGGCCGCCCGCGCTGGTGAAGCGCACCGTCGCGGGGCGCGGCGCCGCCGAGAAGGCGCAGGTCGGGCGCGTCGTCGCGGCGACCCTCGGTCTCGCCACCGTGCCCCCCGCCGACGCCGCCGACGCGCTCGCGATCGCGATCACGCACCTCGCGAGCACCCCGATGCTCGCGATGGCCAAGCCCGCGATCCGCCGCGCGCGCTAG
- a CDS encoding carboxypeptidase-like regulatory domain-containing protein: MVRKTRKMPALISTIALIAGCGSSTRAEVTGVVVDARTGRAIPGARVVAHDGSATRTDDEGRFTLSVSRGDARSIRASAAGREDAQTRIDVGVDESASIVIRLVPAHDETPRAEHVVAQYHEEHGTDPDAVLRWIEDVDLERWLVRGVREPEGVETVPCGTCTAWGAREQWALGAMRLAGDTSDGAECASCHDASAFAAAHGETTSIAGDACVACHEGTELRAFEHVDHVAGAPASGLGTGAVCVECHRAPGHAPQADVVLGRGARTLASADVGEAPHGAIADACVACHAAPWREADPAELTLGHTFEVREASGGIARDACSSCHGEVAPESIARGDWDGDGASGAVAEEHDRAVARVRRRLESRVQQARVRARCGTRSSTAVAFTEHAAGGGPGTLVLVDVRGVMLGDCDEDGAFDEDERPVSIDALPRDVRDSMWDLMLLERDGSRGVHNPTFSFALLGAIEARL; this comes from the coding sequence GTGGTCCGAAAGACCCGCAAGATGCCCGCCCTGATCAGCACGATCGCGCTGATCGCGGGCTGCGGATCGTCGACCCGCGCCGAGGTCACCGGCGTGGTCGTCGACGCCCGCACAGGACGCGCGATCCCAGGCGCGCGCGTCGTCGCGCACGATGGCTCGGCGACGCGCACCGACGACGAGGGCCGTTTCACGCTCTCGGTCTCGCGCGGCGACGCCCGGTCGATCCGCGCGAGCGCGGCGGGCCGCGAGGACGCGCAGACGCGCATCGACGTCGGCGTCGACGAGAGCGCGTCGATCGTGATTCGGCTCGTGCCCGCGCACGACGAGACGCCGCGCGCCGAGCACGTCGTCGCGCAGTACCACGAGGAGCACGGCACCGATCCCGACGCGGTGCTGCGGTGGATCGAGGACGTCGATCTCGAGCGCTGGCTCGTGCGCGGCGTGCGCGAGCCCGAAGGCGTCGAGACGGTCCCCTGCGGCACGTGCACCGCGTGGGGCGCGCGCGAGCAGTGGGCGCTCGGCGCGATGCGGCTCGCGGGCGACACGAGCGACGGCGCGGAGTGCGCGAGCTGCCACGACGCGTCGGCGTTCGCCGCCGCGCACGGAGAGACGACGAGCATCGCGGGCGATGCCTGCGTCGCGTGCCACGAGGGCACCGAGCTGCGCGCATTCGAGCACGTCGATCACGTCGCGGGCGCGCCGGCGAGCGGGCTCGGCACCGGCGCGGTGTGCGTCGAGTGCCACCGCGCGCCCGGCCACGCGCCGCAGGCCGACGTCGTGCTCGGTCGCGGCGCGCGCACCCTCGCGAGCGCCGACGTCGGCGAGGCGCCGCACGGTGCGATCGCGGACGCCTGCGTCGCCTGCCACGCCGCGCCGTGGCGCGAGGCGGACCCGGCGGAGCTCACGCTCGGCCACACCTTCGAGGTGCGCGAGGCGTCGGGCGGCATCGCGCGCGATGCATGCTCGTCGTGCCACGGCGAGGTCGCGCCGGAGTCGATCGCGCGCGGCGACTGGGACGGAGACGGCGCGAGCGGCGCGGTCGCGGAGGAGCACGATCGCGCGGTGGCGCGGGTGCGACGCCGGCTCGAGTCGCGCGTGCAGCAGGCGCGGGTGCGTGCGCGCTGCGGGACTCGAAGCAGCACGGCGGTCGCGTTCACCGAGCACGCCGCGGGCGGTGGGCCGGGCACGCTGGTGCTCGTCGACGTGCGCGGCGTGATGCTCGGCGACTGCGACGAGGACGGCGCGTTCGACGAGGACGAGCGCCCGGTCTCGATCGACGCGCTGCCGCGCGACGTGCGCGACTCGATGTGGGACCTGATGCTGCTCGAGCGCGACGGGTCGCGCGGCGTGCACAACCCGACGTTCAGCTTCGCCCTCCTCGGCGCGATCGAAGCCCGACTCTGA
- a CDS encoding XRE family transcriptional regulator: MARGPVDVMSLSAVLAENVRQLRAARGLTQAQLAKSAGVPRATWANLESGEANPTLHVISAVSRALGVSLEELLSAPRAACVLHPRETLPTKKRGTVTVRNLLPDPLPGSNIDRIELPPGARMTGIPHTPGTREYLTVERGAIVLAAAGERFTLREGDVLAFRGDQRHSYANPSTHETAIGYSVVILVDA, from the coding sequence ATGGCTCGAGGCCCGGTGGACGTCATGTCGCTCTCGGCGGTGCTCGCCGAGAACGTGCGGCAGCTGCGCGCGGCGCGCGGCCTGACCCAAGCGCAGCTCGCGAAGAGCGCGGGCGTGCCGCGCGCCACGTGGGCGAACCTCGAGTCCGGCGAAGCGAACCCCACGCTGCACGTGATCAGCGCGGTCTCGCGCGCGCTCGGCGTCTCGCTCGAGGAGCTGCTCAGCGCGCCGCGCGCCGCGTGCGTGCTCCATCCGCGCGAGACGCTCCCCACCAAGAAGCGCGGCACCGTCACCGTGCGCAACCTGCTGCCCGATCCGCTGCCCGGCTCGAACATCGATCGCATCGAGCTGCCGCCCGGCGCGCGCATGACCGGCATCCCCCACACACCCGGCACGCGCGAGTACCTCACGGTCGAGCGCGGCGCGATCGTGCTCGCGGCCGCGGGCGAGCGCTTCACGCTGCGCGAAGGCGACGTGCTCGCGTTCCGCGGCGACCAGCGCCACTCGTACGCGAACCCGTCCACGCACGAGACGGCGATCGGCTACTCCGTCGTGATCCTCGTCGACGCCTAG
- a CDS encoding response regulator yields MSDDPSRPSLEERLAKLRARMEDGLPTRAAELRAAADRLASGDSRAREDIRRAAHRLRGTAGSHGHDALSTEAGEVELLASRDDDCARVVARTLALVASIRRIANESRPVAPVAAPPLVTPSARPLVGRSVLALDDDAPTRRLLELTLVTMGGADARVIEAPDEALVLLDHRAFDVIIVDAMMPTLTGLELVAAARHRAHGANGVFAFLSAATPEELGWTIPPGASWLRKPFRPRELLDALVRIVGGAAR; encoded by the coding sequence GTGAGCGACGATCCGTCCCGGCCCTCGCTGGAAGAGCGGCTCGCGAAGCTGCGGGCGCGGATGGAAGACGGCCTCCCGACGCGCGCCGCGGAGCTGCGCGCGGCCGCCGATCGCCTGGCCTCCGGTGACTCGCGCGCGCGGGAGGACATCCGCCGCGCCGCGCATCGGCTCCGCGGCACCGCGGGCTCGCACGGACACGACGCGCTCAGCACCGAGGCCGGCGAGGTCGAGCTGCTCGCGTCGCGGGACGACGACTGCGCGCGCGTGGTCGCGCGGACGCTCGCGCTCGTCGCGTCGATCCGGCGCATCGCCAACGAGTCGCGCCCCGTCGCCCCGGTCGCCGCGCCGCCGCTCGTGACGCCGTCGGCGCGACCGCTCGTCGGCCGCAGCGTGCTCGCGCTCGACGACGACGCGCCGACCCGTCGCCTCCTCGAGCTCACGCTGGTCACGATGGGCGGCGCCGACGCGCGCGTGATCGAGGCGCCCGACGAGGCGCTCGTGCTCCTCGATCACCGCGCCTTCGACGTGATCATCGTCGATGCGATGATGCCGACGCTCACCGGGCTCGAGCTCGTCGCGGCGGCGCGCCATCGCGCGCACGGCGCGAACGGCGTCTTCGCGTTCCTCTCGGCCGCGACCCCCGAGGAGCTCGGATGGACGATCCCGCCCGGCGCGAGCTGGCTCCGCAAGCCGTTCCGACCGCGCGAGCTGCTCGACGCGCTCGTCAGGATCGTCGGCGGCGCCGCACGATGA
- a CDS encoding NUDIX hydrolase has translation MSELVNAPVRMVYRAAHLALRAYWLVRRPETHGALVALWFRGKILLIRSSYRATYSLPGGYVKSGEDARRAARRELDEELGLALPDDALRHAWAGSFPFEHRTDSLDIFEADLEEPFHVEPNGRELIWAGWKTPEEALAMEIVPHLRDYLDRRTKR, from the coding sequence GTGAGCGAGCTCGTCAACGCGCCCGTCCGCATGGTCTACCGCGCCGCGCACCTCGCGCTGCGCGCGTATTGGCTCGTCCGCAGGCCCGAGACCCACGGCGCGCTCGTCGCGCTGTGGTTCCGCGGGAAGATCCTGCTGATCCGATCGAGCTATCGCGCGACGTACTCGCTGCCCGGCGGGTACGTGAAGAGCGGCGAGGACGCGCGGCGCGCGGCGCGGCGCGAGCTCGACGAGGAGCTCGGCCTCGCGCTGCCCGACGACGCGCTGAGGCACGCATGGGCGGGCAGCTTCCCGTTCGAGCACCGGACGGACTCGCTCGACATCTTCGAAGCGGACCTCGAAGAGCCGTTCCACGTGGAGCCCAACGGGCGCGAGCTGATCTGGGCGGGATGGAAGACGCCCGAGGAAGCGCTGGCGATGGAGATCGTGCCGCACCTGCGGGACTACCTGGATCGCCGCACGAAGCGCTGA
- a CDS encoding amidase, translating to MKLPPPPRISGRALRALVRATDADPVRRVVAALMRRDLKIDELRALPARVRGPMPLTARPLQARLPPKRASEDLPLPDVDRAHAPTAARFTALYRSGALDPVEVARRCFEASRSLASRAPAMDPLLYRDEARALRDAEASAKRWRAGQPLGPLDGVPVPVKEEVDLEGHGARLGTARPARTDVVDATAVARLRAAGAIVIGQTVMTEYGMTPLGVSATRVLPRNPHDTRCSAGGSSTGSAVAVTVGLAPVALGSDGGGSIRTPASFNGIWGIKPTFGRISRRGDGFGGTVAHVGPLGASVLDLAHFLQATSGEDPDDVLTDGNPGFVPGFLEGAMKRGVRGLRIGVIDGEMEDAHPEVAKGCRDALSALEREGAVIVPVRLPLARWAPAMGYLTIGLETHAAMIEERRTSWSELGTDLQLLLRVMSTFASDDYLDAQQLRAGLRRDTAALLREVDVLALPTAGRTAPAVSDSDVLEGMADTVELDAACRYAFLGNLTGLPAASAPIGRDARGMPIGLQILGDAWDEATVLQVCAHLERTGIASVPRPEVRVDVLRAKA from the coding sequence ATGAAGTTGCCGCCGCCTCCACGCATCTCGGGTCGCGCGCTCCGCGCGCTGGTGCGCGCCACCGACGCCGATCCCGTCCGCCGTGTCGTCGCCGCGCTGATGCGTCGCGACCTGAAGATCGACGAGCTCCGCGCGCTGCCCGCGCGCGTGCGCGGTCCGATGCCGCTCACGGCGCGCCCGCTCCAGGCGCGCCTGCCGCCGAAGCGCGCGAGCGAGGACCTGCCGCTCCCGGACGTCGATCGCGCGCACGCGCCGACCGCGGCGCGCTTCACCGCGCTCTATCGCAGCGGCGCGCTCGATCCCGTCGAGGTCGCGCGACGCTGCTTCGAGGCGTCGCGCTCGCTCGCGTCGCGCGCGCCGGCGATGGATCCGCTGCTCTACCGCGACGAAGCGCGCGCGCTGCGCGACGCCGAGGCCTCCGCGAAGCGGTGGCGCGCAGGACAGCCGCTCGGCCCGCTCGACGGAGTGCCGGTGCCGGTGAAGGAAGAGGTCGACCTCGAAGGGCACGGCGCGCGCCTCGGCACCGCGCGTCCGGCGCGCACCGACGTCGTCGACGCGACGGCCGTCGCGCGGCTGCGTGCGGCGGGCGCGATCGTGATCGGCCAGACCGTCATGACCGAGTACGGCATGACGCCGCTCGGCGTGAGCGCGACGCGCGTGCTCCCGCGCAACCCGCACGACACGCGTTGCTCCGCGGGCGGCAGCTCGACGGGCTCGGCGGTCGCGGTGACGGTCGGGCTCGCGCCGGTCGCGCTCGGCAGCGACGGAGGCGGATCGATCCGCACGCCGGCGTCGTTCAACGGCATCTGGGGCATCAAGCCGACGTTCGGGCGCATCTCGCGCCGCGGCGACGGCTTCGGCGGCACCGTCGCGCACGTCGGCCCGCTCGGCGCGTCGGTGCTCGACCTCGCGCACTTCCTCCAGGCGACGAGCGGCGAAGATCCCGACGACGTGCTCACCGACGGCAACCCCGGGTTCGTGCCGGGGTTCCTCGAGGGCGCGATGAAGCGCGGGGTGCGCGGCCTGCGCATCGGCGTGATCGACGGCGAGATGGAGGACGCGCACCCCGAGGTCGCGAAGGGCTGTCGCGACGCGCTCTCCGCGCTCGAGCGCGAAGGCGCGGTGATCGTCCCGGTGCGCCTTCCGCTCGCGCGATGGGCCCCGGCGATGGGCTACCTGACGATCGGCCTCGAGACCCACGCGGCGATGATCGAAGAGCGACGCACGTCGTGGAGCGAGCTCGGCACCGACCTGCAGCTGCTGCTGCGCGTGATGAGCACGTTCGCGTCGGACGACTACCTCGACGCGCAGCAGCTGCGCGCGGGCCTCCGTCGCGACACCGCCGCGCTGCTGCGCGAGGTCGACGTGCTCGCGCTGCCGACGGCGGGGCGCACCGCGCCGGCAGTGAGCGACAGCGACGTGCTCGAGGGCATGGCCGACACCGTCGAGCTCGACGCGGCGTGCCGCTACGCGTTCCTCGGCAACCTCACCGGCCTGCCCGCCGCGAGCGCGCCGATCGGCCGCGACGCGCGCGGGATGCCGATCGGTCTCCAGATCCTCGGCGACGCGTGGGACGAGGCGACCGTGCTGCAGGTCTGCGCGCACCTCGAGCGCACCGGGATCGCGTCGGTGCCGCGCCCCGAGGTGCGCGTCGACGTGCTGCGTGCGAAGGCATGA
- a CDS encoding class I SAM-dependent methyltransferase yields MSVVLRFDRARTHSSEDRFHDLAFARIVREIGAKPGDEIFDAGCGDCTNALRFARLGLRVKGVDVSHLALERARSRIARERAERRVSVSHGDVRALRVRDRAFRFASCWSVLMHVPHVERALDELARVLAKHGRLAIMERTCESLQARTWDRAVRLLRRHRLERTARGLEEWREEGLLVRGFDPAWLCEHLDRRGLSLVARFAGQLTEVEPLARVLGDLYFSANAPARFAHGNVFVFEKRS; encoded by the coding sequence GTGAGCGTCGTCCTCCGCTTCGATCGAGCGCGCACACACTCGAGCGAGGATCGCTTCCACGACCTCGCGTTCGCGCGCATCGTGCGCGAGATCGGCGCCAAGCCGGGCGACGAGATCTTCGACGCGGGGTGCGGCGACTGCACGAACGCGCTGCGCTTCGCGCGGCTCGGGCTGCGCGTGAAGGGCGTCGACGTCTCGCACCTCGCGCTCGAGCGCGCGCGCTCACGGATCGCTCGCGAGCGCGCAGAGCGGCGCGTCTCGGTCTCGCACGGCGACGTCCGCGCGCTGCGCGTCCGCGATCGCGCGTTCCGGTTCGCGTCGTGCTGGAGCGTGCTGATGCACGTGCCGCACGTCGAGCGCGCCCTCGACGAGCTCGCGCGGGTGCTCGCGAAGCACGGCCGGCTCGCGATCATGGAGCGCACGTGCGAGTCGCTGCAGGCGCGCACCTGGGATCGCGCGGTGCGGCTGCTCCGCCGTCATCGGCTCGAGCGCACGGCGCGCGGGCTCGAGGAGTGGCGCGAGGAGGGACTGCTCGTGCGCGGCTTCGATCCCGCGTGGCTCTGCGAGCACCTCGACCGTCGCGGGCTCTCGCTCGTCGCGCGCTTCGCGGGGCAGCTCACCGAGGTCGAGCCGCTCGCGCGCGTGCTCGGGGATCTCTACTTCAGCGCGAACGCGCCCGCGCGCTTCGCGCACGGCAACGTCTTCGTGTTCGAGAAGCGCAGCTAA
- a CDS encoding protein kinase domain-containing protein, protein MSGARRSDPDDDELPRTQPRRAGDVPAPETTRPPRARAWDGVPGPGELVADTYRITRVLGEGAMGVVMLARDERLERDVAIKLIHPDYVASPDAHARFVGEARTMARVRHENVVEIYTFGEHRVAGGQRAPYFVMEYVPGITLDARRRAQGVLSIDEVIGVLEQVCRGLGAIHRAGAVHRDLKPTNVLIGPAFRVAVADLGLARVLDRPRDAERDTVSGTPAYMSPEMVRGDVVPAGMHHRADVYSLAVMALELLTGRLPFETDDAVEMMTRHATEAPPRASEIRHELPRAFDEVLLRGMEKDPARRTASADAFRRELLEARDSASQHAGALRLLVADDDEDFAALVRETLDWAFPGAEIVVARDGEQALRELDRHPAALAVLDLDMPGLNGIELTAAIRATSRSERMPILVVTATGGAPDWRLLASLGADGFLVKPIDPMALVALARRTLAR, encoded by the coding sequence ATGTCCGGCGCGCGCCGCTCCGACCCCGACGACGACGAGCTCCCCCGGACGCAGCCGCGTCGCGCCGGCGACGTGCCGGCGCCGGAGACGACGCGCCCTCCGCGCGCGCGAGCCTGGGACGGCGTGCCCGGGCCGGGCGAGCTCGTCGCGGACACGTATCGCATCACACGCGTGCTCGGGGAGGGCGCGATGGGCGTGGTGATGCTCGCGCGCGACGAGCGCCTCGAGCGCGACGTCGCGATCAAGCTGATCCATCCCGACTACGTCGCGAGCCCCGACGCGCACGCGCGCTTCGTGGGCGAGGCGCGGACGATGGCGCGGGTGCGCCACGAGAACGTCGTCGAGATCTACACGTTCGGCGAGCACCGGGTCGCGGGAGGGCAGCGCGCGCCGTACTTCGTGATGGAGTACGTGCCGGGGATCACGCTCGACGCGCGGCGGCGCGCCCAGGGCGTGCTCTCGATCGACGAGGTGATCGGCGTGCTCGAGCAGGTGTGCCGCGGGCTCGGCGCGATCCATCGCGCGGGCGCGGTGCACCGCGATCTGAAGCCGACGAACGTGCTGATCGGTCCGGCGTTCCGCGTCGCGGTGGCGGACCTCGGGCTCGCGCGGGTGCTCGATCGGCCGCGCGACGCCGAGCGCGACACGGTGTCCGGCACGCCCGCGTACATGTCTCCCGAGATGGTGCGCGGCGACGTGGTGCCCGCGGGGATGCACCACCGCGCCGACGTCTACTCGCTCGCCGTGATGGCGCTCGAGCTGCTCACGGGGCGGCTCCCGTTCGAGACCGACGACGCGGTCGAGATGATGACGCGGCACGCGACGGAGGCGCCGCCGCGCGCGAGCGAGATCCGGCACGAGCTGCCGCGCGCCTTCGACGAGGTGCTGCTGCGCGGGATGGAGAAGGACCCGGCGCGACGCACCGCGAGCGCCGACGCGTTCCGCCGCGAGCTGCTCGAGGCGCGCGACAGCGCGAGCCAGCACGCGGGCGCGCTGCGCCTGCTCGTCGCGGACGACGACGAGGACTTCGCGGCGCTGGTGCGCGAGACCCTCGACTGGGCGTTCCCGGGCGCCGAGATCGTGGTGGCACGCGACGGAGAGCAGGCGCTGCGCGAGCTCGATCGACACCCCGCCGCCCTCGCGGTGCTCGACCTCGACATGCCGGGGCTCAACGGCATCGAGCTGACCGCGGCGATCCGCGCGACGTCGCGCTCGGAGCGCATGCCGATCCTCGTGGTGACCGCGACGGGCGGCGCGCCCGACTGGCGCCTGCTGGCGTCGCTGGGCGCCGACGGGTTCCTGGTGAAGCCGATCGACCCGATGGCGCTCGTCGCGCTCGCGCGCCGCACGCTCGCGCGTTAG